The DNA region CCAACAGAACCCTAAGACCACGTTGGCTTATCTCAAAGGTAACGATTAATATTAGGCATGTCTTTTGTGATCAACGCTTTACACGAAGTTAGACAGACCGTCGAGTTCCATTTCCTATTAATACATCTTGAATCGTTGATGAGCAGGAACCCCGGAGATGTATGAGAATGGAGTCTTGGCAATCGTGGATGTGGACTTCATGGTCGATGTACATATCAAGGCATTCCGGGATCAGTCGACCCGGGGCAGGTACTTCTGCTTCAACCAAGTGGTGAACACCGAGGAGGAGGCCATGCGACTAGCGCAGAGGCTCAGCCCTCTGATCTCACTGCCACCAAGGTGAATTGTTAAATCGAGTTCATCTTTTGCGTGAAGGCCCTACTCGAGGATGATTATGAATCCTGAAGTAATTAATTGGTCTTTTTATGTATTATACACAGCTATGAAAACCAAGGGAATGAACCGTATGCTGAGAGGCTGAGGACTAAGAAATTGAGCAAATTGGTCGAAGGAACCGCTTATTAGGATTGATCTTGATGTTGCATTTTAGTTCGTGCTTGTAATAATTCATCGGTTGAAGCGTGATTTTCGATCGGTCCAATCTCAAAGAGACCATCTGAAAAATCATATGAGTTTCTCTTCGTTGGAATCTCAAGATCGATTAAAGATAGATCCATCCATTTACCTATAAAAAGATGTGCGTCCCCCGATAGAAAGTTCCGAATGAAAACTAAAGTCATGAAGTTGGACATATTCTCCCCGTAAATTAGTAGGATGGTTTGACAGCAAGTGATTCTCATCGACCCTCTCTAAGAAGCCGCCTGATAAAATACTTTTCGGGCGAAATTGTGGAATCACATAAACCAACGTTACGATTAGGTTAACCCACCCTTCATTTCTTCAGGAAATCCTAAGTTCTGCCAATaagcggaaaaaaaaaaaaaaaaaaaaggaatccCGATAAAACTACCTCTGTTTCCTTCTCGATGCTATCTCCAAAGCCCAAGCTTTTCCTACATCCGTCTGAAACTTCCCTGCATATGGATCACCGTGAACATTAACACAAGTGCAATATTTGAGGTGCAAAATGAGAAGAATCGAAATCGATAGAACATTTTATGTGATGGGTTCACTTTAATTGAAGGTGACCATTCGCTCTTCTTTCGTCCTTAAATGCCCAATGATTTGATAATGAACACATTAAGGAATCAGAAGTCAATCAATATTCTTTGAGCTTATTCTATGTTGGTAAAGAAACATAATAAGACTCCCAATCTATCTTCTCCGTTGGACACCATAATCCTTTGTAAGAACCACAAAGACAGGGAACATGAGCCTCAAAGTACCGTATACATCAGATGATCAGCTCGAACTAAGTGTATCAAATGGTGTACTAACATCTATTGGACATTTCATGTCCAACTATAACACACCGTCTATTAACAGCGAAAGTTTTCAACATTGATCTTTATAAAACTAACCCTCCGTTTGGATCAAGGGAAACGGATGGAAAggaaagggaagggaagggattTTGTATGGTAGCTTTTGAAAATCCCGGACTACTTTCCCTCACCTGCCCTCACTTTCCCTCAGTTTCACTCGTATCCGAGAAAAGAACAAGCAACAAACGACTTTGAATACGTTTGAATTATAGCTCCAATGAGGGCTGAAGAGAACATACCAACAGTTGACTGGAAAAACTCCTCAAGATCCTTCCCTTGCTCTGCAGAAAGCCAAATATTACTTAGTTCTATCCATTCCTGTTGGCCAAATAAACCGATTGGAACTAAACTCACAGATATAAGAGCACAAGTTACAGCAAATGGCCTTACCAGTTTCATACTCTAATGCTTGAAGAATCATCTCTACCTAaaacagaaaagtagacgAATAAATTACACGAATGACTTTGATTATGCCCAGAAGAACATAGAAAGTTATGGAGAAAGTTCAGCACTGAACTACAAGCACCCCCACCaccaaaaagagagagagagagagagagaacacaGGTAGAAATTCTGAATTAACTTTAACCCAAAGAACTTGGACAGAAACGCTAAATGCATGGTGATACAAttaatagagagagagaaattatAGTCCAGGTAGTTACCTTGTCGAAATCCTTAACAACCTTAGCCTCTGGTGTGGAGTTCTCTTCGTATTCCATCCACAATGATTCTAGTTCCTTCGCTGCAATTTACATGTTAAATTAATCCAAGAGGGTGCGTTAAAGAATGAGGGAAGGAAGGAGGAGGACAATACCTCTTGGCCCTCCACCAAGCAATTTGCACATGTGATCCAATGCTTCTCgctctcttcgactcttcTCAAGCTTTGGGACCCCATCGGTAGGGGTTATATCTCCAACAATAGCTGCTCCAGAATGTCAGAGTTTAGAAAAGCAGAAAagccaaaagagaaaaaaacaaaaatactCTGCTTTTAACTTATAAAAAGACACTAGTAAAAACTAGAACCTTCGAATCATGCATTCAAACAGCCCTGATGATCCAATTTCAAACATTGAAAATACACTCTAAGCTAGATGTTACAAGTGAAAGGATTGGGCTTGATGATTGTTCATAAGAAAGaaaggggagaaaaaaaaaaagggacggCAAGATTACAATCTATGAGAGCAAGAAAACTCATAGAACGCAATGTTCAGAGTCATCAAACATAAATGAGCCATAAAGGGCAATCACCTTCGGCAATATCATGCACAATCGCCATTTTTACGCACCTGAAAGGCAAGATATAGTAGATTAAATCTCCATCTAAATCTTTATCAGCAAACAATATTTAGTGGAACAACAACTCGTTGAAAGACGAACAAGTGAAAGTGAAAACCATGAGCGGATAAGCAAAAGAATACCGACCTGTCCCGGTCAATGCCGGGCATATCCGAAGCAATGAGAGCCATAATTCCCATTCGGTACATATGATCAGCTATAGACTCCGGATCCTTAACTTCTCTTTTAACCCACCCAGCTCTTTTCGTCGCCTGCTTCATTCCAAAGACTATAATTTTTAAGCCACAGCTCTAGCATTTATTAACGGAGAAAATCCATGAAAACATTATTAAATCGATGAGAACTGAGCTAATCAATACCAACATATATCCGATGAACAGACAAGAAATATGAGATAGAATAAAATGAAGTTTTCAACACCAGAGCAGCTGTCAAGTAGCTCGCAAGTCAGCGAAagcaaaaatttaattaaaaaaaaaatcattttcccCCCATATTTCTCGGTACTTTATCGCGAGCTGAAAGATAGCGGAAGCCGATGAAGAGCATGAGAGAGTCAGGAGATAAACCTTGAGGCGATGACAGAGAGTGAGAAAGTCGACAGCGGAGGCCGCGGAGGGGGAAGGCGAGgtagaggaggaggaaggagagCGAGCAGGAGGAGCACCGTTATCGTGGCTCTGAGGATCGATGGCGTCGCTACCGGCGACGGAAGGGGGTGAGGTGGAGGCCATGAGGCGGGAGGGAGCCCAGGGGGGTAGCCGGAGGCGGCGGGAGTGAGTGGAGGAGGGGATGAACGTGGGAGCAAGGAAGGCGAGCGGAGACGGTCTGCAGAGGATCAGAGCTCGGCTTCCACTCCACATTTTTTTGAGCtgatttgtttcttttcttgctgctttaattttttaaaatttatcattagattttttttccattaatttttttggatacTTCGAGCTTTGGTTTGGGTACTTTTTCTGGtataaagtaaaaataaaataaaataaaaatatatatatatatatatatatatgtataaagaaaaaaaaaagtgggagAAATCGGGAGATCAGTATATGCTGCTTGGCATGGATTCTGACTCCGAATGATCGAATGGATCCTGGCCGTCCGTCCATGGATATTCAATGAATCGACGGACGGACAAGTCAACGTTCAGTAATATTCGTTGATAGGATAATAGTGAGATTCGATCTATTCCGACAATAACTGATGATTTCTATTCGATAAATTTTCATGTTTCCAATAAGTAAAGAATGACACTGCATTCGTAACGAAGATGAGGGAGCATATGACCATGCTTTAAACACATTAGTATGACTGTGTGAGCTGCCAACCGTATTATCACTTCCATATATTGTTACGTATGCATATAAGAGGCCCAAAACAAAGACCAGTTGCAAGCAAATTCCATGGAACTCGGACGGCCCCCCATACTTTGCTGGAAAGAGACACCAAATCATAAGAACTTTCATTTTAggcataaataataataataatggctCCCTTTAAATCCCGAGGCGAGTCTCGAAGAAACAGGCCTCATCGAACAAAGAGGTATATTATCACCCACTCTTGCGAACCTAGAACATGTTAAGCGAGGTCTGGTGATGAAGATTTTAGCTATACTTGGAATAGATGAGATGCTTTAGGATCTGTCTGGTTCAATAGGCCACGATATAGTCCATATAGTACACGGGCCTAACCAAAGTTCCATTAATCAGTGGAGCAGCCTCAGGCCCTTCCGACCAATGTCAACAAACTTAGGCCTCTTAGCTTTTATGGGCCTCGAAATTAGGCTACTAGCTTGATCCTGACCGAGCTCCTTAGTCGGTTGCCCTCGGCccccctccttttttttttataataaaaatgattatgggcttaatacaatgaaataaagtaTTCTCAAATTCCTTAAAATCACCGTTCATTCAGCTCACAAAAGTCACAGCCttgctttttcatttttctctacCTTTCCACTGAATAACGAAGCTGGAGccataaataaaaagagattAAGCCGTGAAAAAGAGAGGTAATACGGCCCCAATAACATCATTGCAAGACTACATTGACCCCAAGTAACTTCATTTGTCAATTGGTTTCAAATCTTGGAATCACCGACCACTGCTGCctcgtacatatatatatatatgattatcaTTGTATCtaaaatttaatgaattttaacTAATTCAATATGAGATAAGACTGTCTCATTAATGGTTAAAACTATCCTAATTTAAATTCAATCCATTCATAAAACTCGAATCAAAGATCTCATTTAAAACAAATAAGCGTTGAACTATCTAAATTAAAGAATATTCATTTCTTTCGtatgagtatatatatatatatatatgagttgcCTTATAGATTCTTACTAGCTCTTCAAAACTATCTTATACTTTAGATATTTAAATGGTATGAATGTGTACTTACTCTTTTCGTCGACTAGTTTGACACACTATGctctaataaataaataaaaataagatgGATCAAATTATACAGAGAGCAATGACCCTTCATGCAaggaattttttcttttgggaaaCACTTTACACTTTACGACTTACCGTATATTCATCTAACTTAGTTAAAAAGTGTTCTAATCTCGGACGTGGTGAGACAGAATAGAATCGAGGAAATCATGGAATTAAGATATtgtataaaaatgattaatgagttgaagctagctagctagctagctaacTAGCCTTATGTGTCATATAATTATTCTCCGTTAGAAGGTTCTTGGACCccaattctatatatatatatgcacacttGAGGCAACCTTTGATGTCACTCCAAAGTCTTAATTAGATAGCGACTACTCCAATCCATCCAAGCACTTAAAAGTCATTTCGTTTTATCATACAATGTCCATTCCATGTTTTTGCTTCGAAGTCTTGTCTTAACctcaatttttcaagaaatggAGCCCACGTGGTATTGCGCCATTTGCTCGTGGCCCCACAGAACCTGTCGGTGGATCACACGTCCCGATTATGTTAAATTAATATCTAAATATTGATATTGATTTCAGTGATATCAAATTCGGTTCTCGAATTTAATGATTGTATTTTATTATGATTGATTGATGTTTatctaattattaattaaaggTTCAGAGAAGACAATTAACAATAGATAATAATACGTGCTTCTTCTATGATCGTGACTCAGCTGACTATCCCGACAAAACGAGCGGGATGCATCATGTGCTGTGCTCTGAATATATCAATCTCGCCCTGAATATAATATGAAGGTTGTAATAGTCAAAAATAGTTTCTCTTTGATCtacttattaaattattgtGAATACAGAAAATTTTGTCTCTTCTATTGATGGTTAATTAATTATCCTCTAAACGGAAATTCCTCCCCAATTAACCTTAAGCAAGACATGCCAATCGATCAATCTATACGAACCAATCCACATGCTGACCATCGAAATCAGAAGGCCCACTGCCCTGTCGGTGGAATCTTCGCAGTAGACACACGTACGCTAGCTTGCCATATCTTAGACCTTCCCTTCTCTAGCTTTGGATTCTTTCtcctaaattttatatatctagTATCTGTAAAAttctttctttatatatatatatgagtgtGTGTGATGTGAAGGTGCTCCCTAGTTTCATGATGAGGATTGGACTAATATTAGTCCGTTGTTCGTCTTTCAAATCCACAGTGACTCTGAAATTTAAGACGATATTGATGAGTCACCATCACTATAATCGGAGAAATTCTAAATAGCTATGGGTTGTCACATGCCGTAAGGATTACCATTTCGATAAGAAATAGGTAAATGAATGGCAATCTTATGAGTAATATGTCATAGATTTTGCTAattgtaatattttaaatgatTTTTCTCCCTACATCATCAtgatatttaagatttttttcataatctaACTAACATTGGAatatcaggaaaaaaaaagcacacATGGTTCTTGGAATTCAACTAGTTGATCGAAAAAGCAATCGTTGATCTAACTATAAATATCAACTAGTACTCTATCACGTGCGTTGCACgaatttgttttcatatattctTATACCATTTCTTATTGTACTATTTACATTTTGaaacacaaatttttttataaaaattatataaaattttcaattattaattataatttcaaatatttatcttaacatatttttgttaaaaattaaagtaagtTAATTAGTTTTTTGCCACATAGaaagttaattattttcaaattgttgATGATtgacatatattaagtttagtAATTAAGATCATTGCGCTCGTTTTTTAAACAATATGCATgatattcttatttttcaaattttatttttttattttacttataagTCTAAACTCATAGCTctatatcataatattttttatttataagaccatataattttttgaaaattttattttaatttatgagCTTAAAACATTTACATATATCATTCTTTTTAACAATTAttctgaattttgaaaaatatattggcTTCTTAacgcaataaaatatttttaataattaatttcatatttattgtgataattaaataataaaattagactaattttgcattgtttaatatatatttcgtAATGAATGATTGCAATTAATAAgcgttatattatatatttatctaataGTAGGTATGTTATAGAGATTTGTTATAGATGATATCCTTATTataagttcatatatatttatatttcactACCCATCTTTTAGATATGCAAATTTTGTGACATCcttatttaattttggaaaaattatACATTTGGTCCTTTAGGTTTgaatgattttatatttttgtcatttttctaattttttttatcatttagattttatacctttgattacttttctgtttcggcccttttcctttttcttgatttatttTCATCCAATAcctttaattactttttttattttcatccttttatCAGATTTTTTTACTAGATAAGATTCCTTAATCatttaaagttattttttatCCTGAATCTTTcattttgttcatttttttaatattaaaagctTTGTTTCTTATACTTATACCCCCAAAATACTCATGAAATGGCCACATggcatttttaaatttaaaaatttattattttaatttcaataaataaaacaaaatatatcaaaataataaacaaaaatcGTGAACCTACTCAAGAGAATGAGCAGGAACGAGTGTTTAGGTGGCAGACAATCTTGGTAGGGGTAAGGCGGTTTGTGCTAAAAGAATCAGTTGTCAAATTTGCGcgttaaaaatggaaaaataaaaaggcaaaTGTGGTTCGATAGCCACAAACCACACTTGTGAGCTTGGTAGTGACGCACTATGCAAGGACATGGTAAACCTTGATGGAGGGAGTGATATTGCAAATGTAATCGTGGATGGAGGTATAGGCTTAGGGTGACATTCCCTAGAGTGGTAGTGCTACTTCGTCCCTATTGGCTTCTGCcgcatctctctctctcaatttaCTATCCTCCAttgcaaaatatattttgatagattttattttacttttggatttcaaataataaatttttttttataaatttcaaaatattgtgTAGGCATTTTTGTGAAAATTTGAGGGGTAGAAGTACAAGGAAAAACGTTTAATATTAAGAACATATTGaaccgaaaaaagaattaggataaaagaataattttaaaacgTTTTGGAGCAAAGTTAAAATCTTctctaattaaaaatttgataaaatgacgaaaatagaaaagtaatcaaagttattagatgaaaacaaactaaaaaagaaaaatgattaaaacaGAAAAGTATTCAAAGTAAAGTACctaaacaattaaaaaaatagaaaaaagactaaaatagaaaaacatcCAAATCTAGAGGACCAAATGTAtagttttccctttttttatattaccattagttcattaataataaaaacaattttaatcttataatagaaattaggTTAATATCCACTTAAGTATTTGAAATTCACATGATTAAATCAACAGtcttaaacttttaaaaattttgttcCCAAATGAGTAATGAGAGATCATTTATCAATATAGCATTCAATTTTAGTTATTTGACCGTACATTCATCGAATAgtgatttgttattatttttttgggaaattttatgtgaaaaattaattatttttaaagtatTCTATCTCTGTATTATGcgtgttttcatttttccatacttttatttcatttacataacaattatatataatttaaatataatttgcTTATTAAGAATCATAAAAACATCCACACAACAATATTTGAATAATAACCTTTGATAAAATTGGACTAATTAActtatttagtattttttttgaaatttctcttataaatttgacttatttatttttatactcaatttcacatatttaatttctttcacatgCCAATAGTCTATGATTTAGTCCTATATATGATCcagtaatatttttcaatataagttatttaattatatctaATCAAATATTTCATTGTTATCTAATTATAAATTGGTCATTTTAATCATACTAAATATGATCCTATTTAATGCAAAGTTGAGTCAATTTCACATATGGATCTATGGATGGACGGATGGATTCCCAAGGATGTTAACTTCTTTGAGAGGTATATGCAATCAGTCCATAACGTTGATATAATTTACGGCTTGTTTGGATTACAAGTTATTAATGCTCcatttggtttcgcagttaaaatcacaaaaattgtaactttaactttaactcaacacattatacagcaaaaatacacattttccaagtcaaaaattttaattttaactttaactcaacacactacacaatcgtTTGTCTTTTtgcacaatcaaaattaaagttacttgaactctgaaaccaaacgcaccataatGCTCTTCcagaaaacaagaaaatgtTTTTCCATTGGCAGAGGAGCTCCGGAATTCGTTCTCCGCTCGCAACTCCTGTCGGCAGCGGTGGATTTAGCAtctttttgataaaattatccCATGCAACAGGGTGTGCCCACGACTCTTTTACAGCTGGCCAATCTGAACCCCACATCTCGCCGAATCAGACGGCGTCCGTACATCCATGGACCCTGGATGGGCCCCATCTAACCGTTTATCACGCACTGAGCTGTCCCACCCCCGCAAACGACACGTCTTTATCGATCTTAGCTGTCTCCTatcattttccatctttttctctaattttgcTTTTCCTTTCCTATTTCTGCAtgcaggggaaaaaaaaacggaAAATCCGTTTTTAACATAATCCCTTGGCACAAAAGAGACCAAGACTCTCCGTACTTTAGCAATTAATTCACCATTACATTGGCTTGATGGCAGTTGTCCGGGCTACACGGCCAGGTTAATTATCTTACCTCAATATCCTACTGCTAGATTACTAGCATCCACGAAATCCTAGGCTTTTCTTTTGGGTAATAAATCCTAGGTTAATTTTCTTAACCTCGATGTCGTACGGTCATAAATTTACTCCACGAGAATTGGGAAAGAAAATCGTCGAAATGGCATCGCTGGTCCCGGATTAGGAACCAAACCACTGGCAATTGAGAGGATTTTGCTTAGATTGAGGAATTTCACATACCGTGTTTGCCTCTTTCCGGTTGGATTCTGTTCTAATCACACTTTACTTTCCGAAAGATTGaatattaaatagaaaaaggggaaacGAAAATCAATCATCAGCATTAACAAAAGGGGACTGAATTCTGAAACCTTTTTCCTTtacaaaagagaagaaatttgtccggtaaaacaaaaaattactGAGAGGCTTTCATTTCTTCCCTTTGCTTCCCCCACTACGACCTCCCTATCCAAAAGAATCTAAaacattcttcttttcttgtttctttcttttcttttctttttcttttgtttttcttcctCTCCCTCATTTTCCGTTTTCCGTTTTCCATTTTCcaggttttctttttcctccccCCAACTTATCACAGAAGAAGAAAATCCCGGAagaaattaccaaaaaaaagaaaataagcgaaatgaaaaaaaaaattatcaatttacaGGCTTGCCGTGATTGTATCCATAATAAGATAAGTACCACTTAACAAATTTCTTCAGCCCCGTTTGCAGGTCCGTCGTCGGCTTGTAGCCGAGCTCCCGCCGCGCGTGGCTGATGTTGGCGTGGGTGAATGGGACGTCCCCATTCCCAGGCATGTCTACTATGTTCCTCTTCGCCTTCACCTTTAGATGCCTCTCAAGTATGCTCACAAGGGTCGGGACCGTAACGGGGGATGTGTTCCCAAGGTTGAAGATCCGGTACGGCGCAGGCCCCCTCTTCTTGCCCCCGGACCCTGTGCTCTTCCTTGAGGTGTCAAGCGACCCGATACACCCCTTCACTATGTCGTCAATGTAGGTGAAGTCCCTTGCAAGGTCCGCCCGGTTCTTGCCCCGGTAGATTGTGATGGGCTTCCCCTGCAGGATGTTCCGGGTGAACGAGAAGTAGGCCATGTCGGGTCTGCCCCACGGGCCATACACAGTGAAGAAGCGGAGACCCGTGATGGACAGCCCGTAGATGTGGTTGTAGGTGTGGGCGATCTCCTCCCCAGCCTTCTTGGTGGCGGCATACAAGCTCGCTGGCTGGTCGGTCCTGTCCGACTCGGAGAAGGGCACCTTCTCATTGAGGCCATAGACGGAGCTCGACGATGCCCAGACAACCGCGGGCTGTGGGTCAGCTGACTTGCAGGCCTCCAGCAGGGTCACCAAACCCGCGATGTTGCTGTGCACGTACGAGTTCGGGTTCTCCATCGCATACCTGCAGCAGTGATAGAAATCAAATTCTAAGCAATTCGTAAACATGAAATGAATCTAAAACAGATAAACAATGAAGTAATCCGGAAACCGGGACGCTTCCGATATAAACTAGACTACAAACTAATCTTCCTTCACAATCTACGCATGTTCTTGACTATCTTTATCTTTAGTCCTAAACAATCACCAGCATTGTCTTACAGATTCGCCAGTATCAGAtttcgggaaaaaaaaaaaagaagctatCCTGTTGCTTTCCGATCGAAGAACAGCATTACAGCAGCAAGCCACAATTCAAAGCTCAATCCATCCTCAGATCACAATAAAGAATCAAGCTTGAATGTTTAATCCCAATGCAGAAACTAAAGAAATCCGCAAGAGCAAAGAAAACGGGAACCCAATAAAGTTAAAAGGGGAAAAAGTTTCAGGGGGGAGGCGGCACCGCGTACCTAACACCGGCCTGAGCGGCGAGGTGCATGACGTGGGTGAAGGCGACGACATCGAAAAGCTTAGCGAGGAGGCGGGTGTCGTTGATATCCCCTTCGACGACGAACACGCCGTGGTCCTGGAGCATGGCCTTGCGGGCCTTCTTTAGTGACGGATCGTAGTAGCTGTTAAAGTTGTCAAGGCCGACGACGCCATCCCCACGCTTCTTGAGGGCGAGGGACACGTGGGTTCCGACGAAGCCCGCTGCGCCGGTGACGAGAACGGACATGCCGCCGGAGCGGTGGATCTGGGCGGAGTTCCTGACCTGGCGCTCCCACTGGATGCCGCCCCAGGAGGCGGCGAAGTAGCGGTTGCCGGTGTCGATGAAGCTCTGGAAGCTGAGGTAGGAGGCGGTGAGTGCGATTAGGAAGAGGGCCCATAGGAACATTGTGCTGGTGGAGGCGAAGCAGCGGTGGAGCTGCCGGTGGTGGGAACCCCGGTGGTCGATCTTGAACTTGCCCGGCGTCGACGGCAGCAGCTCATCCTGTATCGAGGGCATTGTCCGTGTTGATCTGGAATGGAAATGGAATCACTTGCTGGGTGGGTTTTCTTGGAAAATTTAGggataaaaaatcaaaaaaaaaatcttttgctGTCTTGATT from Punica granatum isolate Tunisia-2019 chromosome 3, ASM765513v2, whole genome shotgun sequence includes:
- the LOC116201181 gene encoding HD domain-containing protein 2, giving the protein MWSGSRALILCRPSPLAFLAPTFIPSSTHSRRLRLPPWAPSRLMASTSPPSVAGSDAIDPQSHDNGAPPARSPSSSSTSPSPSAASAVDFLTLCHRLKATKRAGWVKREVKDPESIADHMYRMGIMALIASDMPGIDRDRCVKMAIVHDIAEAIVGDITPTDGVPKLEKSRREREALDHMCKLLGGGPRAKELESLWMEYEENSTPEAKVVKDFDKVEMILQALEYETEQGKDLEEFFQSTVGKFQTDVGKAWALEIASRRKQR
- the LOC116200036 gene encoding UDP-glucuronate 4-epimerase 1, whose translation is MPSIQDELLPSTPGKFKIDHRGSHHRQLHRCFASTSTMFLWALFLIALTASYLSFQSFIDTGNRYFAASWGGIQWERQVRNSAQIHRSGGMSVLVTGAAGFVGTHVSLALKKRGDGVVGLDNFNSYYDPSLKKARKAMLQDHGVFVVEGDINDTRLLAKLFDVVAFTHVMHLAAQAGVRYAMENPNSYVHSNIAGLVTLLEACKSADPQPAVVWASSSSVYGLNEKVPFSESDRTDQPASLYAATKKAGEEIAHTYNHIYGLSITGLRFFTVYGPWGRPDMAYFSFTRNILQGKPITIYRGKNRADLARDFTYIDDIVKGCIGSLDTSRKSTGSGGKKRGPAPYRIFNLGNTSPVTVPTLVSILERHLKVKAKRNIVDMPGNGDVPFTHANISHARRELGYKPTTDLQTGLKKFVKWYLSYYGYNHGKPVN